The proteins below come from a single Solea solea chromosome 6, fSolSol10.1, whole genome shotgun sequence genomic window:
- the slc6a14 gene encoding sodium- and chloride-dependent neutral and basic amino acid transporter B(0+): MRKYGWNTVRDLIFRNPSVVTQEPPVNEGDENTERGNWSSKREYILSTIGYAVGLGNIWRFPYLAYKNGGGAFLIPYFVMLVVTGIPLFFLESSLGQFCSQGPINTWRAVPILQGVGIAMVMVTLIVSIYYNVILAYSLYYMFASFQSPLPWSSCVSTYSNCSNTPSVSCNVSGVLVANWTQENITCPLSDVITASVQSPSEHYWDRVALQRSSGLSETGPVVWHLALCLLLSSIIVAAALARGIKSSGKVVYFTATFPYVVIITLLIRGVTLEGARDGIEFYIGSQSNLTKLTEAQIWKDAATQTFYSLSIGWGGVMTLASYNNFHNNVFKDAFVVTLTNAGTSVIAGFAIFSILGHMAHIYNMPVGEVVKEGFGLAFIAYPDALSKLPVSPLWSVLFFFMLLTVGLDSQFAGIEVILTCLSDACPKMFKNKHALLTVTTCAGLYLLGLPCVTQAGIYWVTLIDQFVASWVLLVLVLLEIIGISYIYGGNRFIKDIEMMLGKKSFTFWLWWRACWFFISPCIIAVILVWSLMTFTPPLYGTVPFPGWGLALGWCMVGFILLWIPVIAVYKLIRTEGSPWKRLKLLCSPSKKWHPYLDVHRGERYSEERCCRMKNLDNKLDEDINVNVISSSWL, encoded by the exons ATGAGGAAATACGGCTGGAACACTGTCAGGGATTTGATTTTCAGAAATCCTTCAGTCGTCACTCAG GAGCCACCTGTGAACGAAGGAGATGAGAACACTGAACGAGGCAACTGGTCCAGCAAGAGGGAGTACATCCTCTCTACGATCGGTTATGCTGTTGGGCTGGGAAATATCTGGAGATTTCCATATCTGGCCTACAAGAATGGAGGGG GTGCTTTCCTCATCCCCTACTTTGTGATGCTGGTGGTGACTGGAATCCCACTTTTCTTTCTGGAAAGTTCCCTTGGTCAGTTCTGCAGCCAAGGCCCCATAAACACATGGAGAGCAGTGCCTATACTGCAGG GGGTTGGCATTGCCATGGTTATGGTGACACTGATAGTATCCATTTACTATAACGTCATCCTTGCCTACAGCTTGTACTACATGTTCGCTTCCTTCCAGTCTCCTTTGCCCTGGTCCAGCTGCGTCAGTACCTACAGTAACTGCAGCAACACACCTTCAG TATCGTGTAATGTAAGTGGCGTTTTAGTGGCCAACTGGACTCAGGAAAACATCACTTGTCCTTTGTCTGACGTGATCACAGCTTCAGTGCAGAGTCCAAGTGAACACTACTGGGA TCGTGTAGCTCTACAGAGATCAAGTGGTCTGAGTGAAACAGGACCTGTAGTCTGGCATCTGgctctgtgtctgctgctgagCTCCATAATTGTTGCTGCAGCGCTCGCCAGAGGCATCAAGTCATCGGGAAAA GTTGTCTATTTCACAGCTACATTTCCCTATGTGGTGATCATCACGCTGCTGATCAGAGGTGTGACACTAGAGGGAGCTAGAGATGGGATAGAGTTCTACATTGGTTCTCAGTCCAATCTGACTAAACTGACTGAAGCACAG atctGGAAGGATGCAGCGACTCAGACTTTCTATTCTCTCTCTATTGGCTGGGGTGGAGTCATGACTCTCGCTTCCTACAACAACTTCCACAACAATGTGTTTAAGGATGCATTTGTAGTAACACTGACCAATGCAG GCACCAGTGTGATTGCAGGTTTTGCCATATTTTCAATTCTGGGTCACATGGCTCATATATACAACATGCCAGTTGGAGAGGTTGTAAAGGAAG GGTTTGGCCTGGCATTCATTGCATATCCAGATGCTTTGTCCAAGCTTCCTGTATCACCTTTGTGGtctgttttgttcttcttcatgCTCCTGACAGTTGGCCTGGACTCTCAGTTTGCAGGAATAG AGGTGATCCTCACCTGTTTGTCAGATGCCTGTCctaaaatgttcaaaaacaaacatgcctTACTGACTGTGACAACATGTGCTGGCCTCTATCTTCTTGGCCTACCATGTGTCACACAG gCAGGAATATACTGGGTGACACTGATCGACCAGTTTGTTGCCAGCTGGGTGCTTCTGGTCTTGGTCCTCTTGGAGATCATTGGCATCAGCTACATTTATG GAGGGAACCGTTTTATTAAAGACATTGAGATGATGCTTGGAAAGAAGAGTTTCACTTTCTGGCTTTGGTGGAGAGCATGTTGGTTTTTCATCAGTCCCTGTATCATAGCG GTGATCCTGGTCTGGTCTCTGATGACATTCACGCCTCCTTTATATGGGACAGTCCCATTCCCAGGCTGGGGCTTGGCTCTGGGGTGGTGCATGGTTGGGTTCATCCTACTCTGGATCCCTGTCATCGCTGTATATAAGCTGATAAGAACAGAAGGAAGCCcctggaag CGTTTGAAGTTGTTGTGTTCTCCATCCAAAAAATGGCATCCCTACCTGGACGTCCATCGAGGAGAGCGCTACTCAGAAGAACGCTGCTGTCGCATGAAGAACCTTGACAACAAACTCGATGAAgacataaatgtaaatgtcatttcTAGCTCATGGCTCTGA